The Liolophura sinensis isolate JHLJ2023 chromosome 8, CUHK_Ljap_v2, whole genome shotgun sequence sequence ACCAGTGGACGatgtacaaacaaatacacCAACGGAGTGGCACTTCTTCCCCACTTCCATAGTACACTTGTGTAGCTGATGCATATGATCAGTAACAAATACACTTTCCATCACATTTGTCTTGTCACCTTAATACACAAAACACTTCGTTGCCATTTTTGCCAGGTTGAAATTCTGTCAAAGGTCCTTCATATTTTGGTACTTTCTCAGCACCTGTAACACACAATTTTGAAAAACGGAACTACTAACTAGAAGAACTGAGCAAATTAAGAACTGGTTACAATTTGAGGGGCCTGACTTATAAAAAGAATGCATGCAGTTTTCCTGCCTGGCTCAAAACTGTGTCTTGCATAAGCGGATCATCCACTGAcaaaggatgtacatgtagcaaactcAAATCTAGGATTGCTAGTCTGGCTGCAGCGccacgtcaggaggtttgtctggtcCACTGCCTAGGGCAGCTATTTACTCAACAtgctcaggtttcctccacccttggCACAGTACCATGTTTAATCTAaccatcagaaaaatgtttcaattaCAAGACAGCAGTCAGGTTACGGGTGCAAAAAACCTGAGCGACCCGGGTAAATCACCTAATGTAAATTAAGTTGCAAACAAACCAGTGAGGTTTGATCTTGTCACTTCACCGGTGCGAGGGTGACTGCATGGTTGGGAGGAGAACAACTTGAGTGCATTAGAATGATCCAGTGAAGGCTTAAACATTGTTTCATTCGTATTACTGCCTAAAGTATAATCTACTGGAGTGTATGTGTCCTCGTAAATCCATTTTGGTGTCGATATCCATgcattataaatatacacaagaaATGCCCACTGCACATTTGTGCACGACACAATTCAGGCTTGACATATACACCTACCTGTCTGCAAgaaacctgcaggtggtcgtgagCTTCCCCCAGGTTCTCCCCCGACtcctcccaccgcaatgctggttgccgctgtataagtgaaatattcttgggtacagcgtagaacacccatcaaataaatgaatcagatCACATACTGCCACCTGATCCTACAAAACCAGTgccactgcatttttttttttgttggactggtgtttaatatcatattgaagaatttttcatttgcacaAAGTCAGGTATGTGGTCAACTATGTGCCTGCAGTAAATTACAGCCCTTTactatgtacacatgcatagaACAAATCCTGAAGACTTAAAGCTGTAACAGAACACGTAAACCTTGCTGCTTCATTGGTAAGTGCCTTAATGAGTCCTCTAGGACAATAAGCCAGCTAAAGTCACTGTCAGCTAAATGTAGTATTTGGTCCAACAATTAACACACATGAAACTGAACAAAACTTGgtaacacaaaacaaatcagaaTCTGTTTAGAATACGTTTTCGTGTTACTCTGAACATGAGATGGATTGGATCGTGTAAATCAAAGTTGATCTGAATTCAGTAAGCAATCTGCATATGGTGTAGACTGTCATTTGTTCAGCAGTAATTTTTACTCTGAAAGGTATCACTTCTTCTTGTCTTGTGCTCAAAGTGCTAATGCCACAAAAACCCAAGAGGCAATGCTATACAGACAAAAAAGTTTACTATTTTACCTGCACATGAACAGGAGCCAGGAGCATTCTGATGTTCTGTACCCTGTAacaacatacacaaatattatagCCATTTGTCTAAACCTCAACCATGCATGAGAATAGGCGTTTGAAAATGTGGTTTAATCaagacatacataaaacatttatttatttgactggtgttttatgccgtactcaagaatacttaacttatatgacggtggccagcattatggtgggaggagaccgagAAGAGcctcgagggaaacccacaaccatcaggtTTATTCATATAATAGAAATATTACTAAAAAAGTATCAGATTACTAACTTTAAAAGGTACAAAAAATGGATGAAAATTTCACTATATTTCTCAAGTGtgaatacactgtacatcacaagATGCATTACGTATATATTTCCACTACATACAGAAATCATTTATAAATTgcttttataaaaatatattcactGGTTTCACTGGCATTGTATGTCATTCTGAGCTGAGTTCTCTTCTTACAATCAACAGGACAGCAATCATTTTCAAAAGGGTTCCAGTATTCTTCTGCTGTACAGCGAATCTGGTAATTCTAAACCTTCCACCCTTTTGCACCTGCATGTTGGAAGATGGGAATTCAAAAAccacatttgtttgattgattagcTAGCGCTTGATGCTaagcttaacaatttttctcatCCATGACAGCTGTCTGGGATACGGGTGGCAGAAACcacagtaaaccaccaacctttgccaggtacctgacaagcccaaccagtcagaactggattcaaacacatgaCCTGATTGGTCAACATGAGTTTGAGCTGCCTAGCAGGGTTGGTGAAACAGAATCATCAATAAGATATAAGAGACCTATATAGAGGCCACTTCCACAGATCTATCacaatttatacttttttaatCAAACTATTCATCACCttctttttttatgttgaaGTTAAAGCAATTTTGTAGCAGGTGTTATATCTTATAAACAACTGAATGTCATTTAATCGCCTTGTTTGGTGAGTGGCCTATGTTAAAGACAGGTGAAAAAATCGTTCAActgacagacagagttatgtgtaCCAACGAAACCGCTCGTTATCCTAGAAACTTTTGTGGAATCAACCTTAACTCAGGCAACGTCACACACGTTACAACTTCGTACTGAGGTTCCTTCCCAAAATGGTGGGTATTTCTTATCCACTCTAAGAGCCTCTGTAACCTTTCCTATCTGAAATTTTCTTAATCAGATATCCATGAACAAGAGTCAATTGAGCTCTAGCTAGCTCGGCTAGGGATTGCCCACTAAGGAAATTTCAGAACGCTATGGAAGTTCTCACAGATATTAAAGCTGCACACAATTGTAAGGCGTTTGAATTACCTTGTGGCTTGTGGACCTTCTCTTCACCGGTGAGCCTACACGACCCTCTGAATCTGACACAACCTCTTCCTGGTCTGCTGGCTCATCAATCTCCCATTTGTAGTGTACTTGTTTCCGGGCCACTGCAAGAAATCAGCCAAGTTCTTTACAAGATCAAAACAAGAAAGATATGTTATGTCATCTCCATGTAGTCACTACAAAAATatcaaatcaacaaattatGTGTATAAGCAATACAACAGGAAATTGTTTTCATATACTGGAAGTTCTTAAATCAAGATATCTGCCAAAGTAAGCTGACACCAactttattttaagttttacagGTGAGCCAACACTCAAAAATCCAAAACTGGAATGAAAAATAGAATTTAAATCTATTTCATTTTAGCTGATCTGTATgcttttttatgattttccttttttctaGGCTTTGTGCTCCAGTAAATATGCTTTTAACAGGAACAAGTGTTGGGACaatccacatttcccacaagtAACATGATTTTTccgttttatttatatttataccctCCTATGACATTGATAAAACATTtagtctgcctgtaaaacaaaatctttaaTTGGTGTGGTGCAAAGTGATCTTGAGTATGTATTCATTCAAATGTCTGGATCTCAAGAAGTACTCACATTCCTGAATATCAGCAGGAGGCAAGAAGTAGTCCCCCAGCTTAACATCAGCTGTGCTGCCCATGCTTTTACACTTCTCTATATACATGGAGTGAAACACGGAGATATGGTCCCTTTCATAGTCATCACTTTTGTATATCCTAAAAGAACATGTGATATCGAAATAACTCATGATTTTGGCACTCTTACACATTTATCTTCACTTCTGTAAATTCACTtcacataaattacatgtatattcacctGTGTGACATCTACAGATGGAaggaaacaatattttgatcaaGTTCACTATTTCCTAGGAAGAAGTTGACATAATATATGATATTCTgggaaataaattcatttaaatcaACTATCCTGAACACTTAACATCCTTAACATGTCTCACTTATTCATTGTCAGCTTAATTACGACAGCCATGATTTATGATTTGTATAATCATAACACTTTTAATAAAAGGTACTCTTAGTCTGTCCATTTAGATATAACTACAGTCAGGTTTAAAAGCAAAGGCATCTAGAATTCAGAATTTTAACTCCTTTGATCCAAATATGAACTTTTAAGAATTCAGATTTTCTTTTCCTGGCATCTTCACATAGTGCTCaactatacatacatctgtaaGAAATGACTAGACCCATGATCTGAGCAACATTCAAAATTACCTCCTAActccaaataattttttttttatttcatttgttgttttacactgtacccaagaatatttcacttatacgtggATGGGCAgaattgtggtgggaagaaaacagGCAGCTCTAAATAAGCTGGACCACAATTAGCCCTTACCAGAAGTGGTACTTACCATTCTGTGTCCTCAGCCTCAGCATTTTCACTGAAGAAGAACTCAGCTGTGTCAAaaggagttacctcccctcccTCCTTTTCTGAAACATAAATGAGACTATCAAAGAAAAGGGCACTAAAACTGAAGCTTgcccacaaaaatgcatttcaatTTACTTATCATGAAAGAATGCAGATATACATTAGCAATGTTGTACGACATAATATCACAGCACTTGATGACAGGATGAGTTTTCTCAACAACCATCATTGCATATCAAGTTGCCATGGTAAAGGGAGtgatatggtacatgtacaagcttgAAATCAGTTTTCATTTGGTGCATAAGGGACATAAGGGAATATCTTTCAGCTATGCACATTATTACAGGCCTCCacagctcagttggttagcgcactagcgcagcataatcacccaggagcctctcaccaatgaggtcccTATGTGTTCATGTCCACCTcttgctgtcttcctctccgctgtaagtgggaaggtctgccagcaacctgcggagggtcgtgggtttcccccgggatctatttggtttcctcccaccataatgctggacgacgtcgtataagtgaaatattcttgattacggcatcaaacaccaatcaaataaataaatccaatcaaTATTCACATTACTGACAAAATTGTAAGGGTATTTACATGGTAATTTTGTTCTGCACCAACCAGCATTCCCCTGTCAAAACATTCTCAACAACTTCAGACGCATTTTTAGGAAATGTACACCATGATGCCTTGCAGGGGTTGTTGTCTGAAGTCGTACAGTCTCTGTGGGGAATAGGGGATTACTGGTAGTTGAACAGTGACAGTAGTTCACATCTCCATCACACCTCAGTGAGCCTCACCAGCTTGGCAAGACAGGGAGAGACACTGCCGCATTTTGAAAAGATTAAACTTTTTGTGTGATTGGTCAGCTGTTTTCCAATCATGCCAATGTTGGTTAAAACTCTGCTTACATTTGTAGATCTATATTAACTACGTTTTcagaattttcacttgtaaCATATGGGTACATTGCATTTGTGACGTATTTATTAGCTGTGTTCAACTGAATGTGAGCCAATAGAATCTCTTGTTGGATAACATGACATGTTGTCAAAACATGTAGTTCTCGAAAtttgaaagctaattatttGTCATTCATAACAACTAGTGGCATTTGCAACTTACACAAAGactatctaaaaaaaaaattattttaaacatcCTTGTGTAAACTGTCAGGC is a genomic window containing:
- the LOC135472641 gene encoding telomere repeats-binding bouquet formation protein 2-like → MTESEGGIFNGLTAWFSTSVRKKRRKIWEKEGGEVTPFDTAEFFFSENAEAEDTEWIYKSDDYERDHISVFHSMYIEKCKSMGSTADVKLGDYFLPPADIQELARKQVHYKWEIDEPADQEEVVSDSEGRVGSPVKRRSTSHKGTEHQNAPGSCSCAGAEKVPKYEGPLTEFQPGKNGNEVFCVLR